A window of Borrelia sp. A-FGy1 contains these coding sequences:
- the infA gene encoding translation initiation factor IF-1, with product MDTKEEAIETEGIVKESLPNTMFRVELKNGHLVLAHLSGKMRKHFIKIVPGDKVKVALSPYDLTKGRIIYREK from the coding sequence TTGGATACTAAAGAAGAAGCTATTGAAACTGAAGGGATTGTTAAAGAATCTCTTCCTAATACAATGTTTAGAGTAGAACTTAAAAATGGACATTTAGTTCTAGCTCATTTGTCTGGAAAGATGAGAAAACATTTTATAAAAATAGTTCCTGGTGACAAGGTAAAGGTCGCCTTATCACCTTATGACCTTACAAAGGGCAGAATAATATATAGAGAGAAATAA
- a CDS encoding TraR/DksA family transcriptional regulator: MQKNNFEHEFVLKMKNLLLEAKREILNSIKSVEDSKREIISNDLHLKDVLDIAFDNMDGNNLEALSSVEKKNLHLINQALYRISQSTYGRCLACDKDIAKERLEAIPYAFLCIGCQTRKEKKNRR, from the coding sequence ATGCAGAAAAATAACTTTGAGCATGAGTTTGTTTTAAAGATGAAAAATCTTCTTTTGGAAGCAAAAAGAGAAATATTGAATTCTATAAAATCTGTTGAAGATAGCAAGAGAGAAATTATTAGCAATGATCTTCATTTGAAGGACGTACTTGATATTGCGTTTGATAACATGGATGGAAATAATCTTGAAGCTCTAAGCTCTGTTGAGAAAAAAAATCTTCATTTAATAAATCAGGCACTTTATCGTATTTCTCAGAGTACTTATGGAAGATGCTTAGCTTGTGATAAGGATATTGCAAAAGAGAGACTTGAAGCTATCCCTTATGCATTTTTGTGTATAGGTTGTCAGACTAGGAAAGAGAAAAAGAATAGAAGATAA